A window of Apium graveolens cultivar Ventura chromosome 8, ASM990537v1, whole genome shotgun sequence contains these coding sequences:
- the LOC141680425 gene encoding uncharacterized protein LOC141680425 has protein sequence MRSPRRVKDVQSLTGRVAALNRFVSKSSDKCQEFFKAIKGVGRNFKWTEECEEAFQNIKKHLSSPPMLTNPKAGETLILYLAVSDFAISAVLVREEDGVQLPVDYKPRTAIKGQALADFVLEFPPHQEVEPGALVVIPSTEEVGLERQNSAPWWSLYVDGASNGDGAGAGIELISPEAHKIRHATHLAFHATNNDAEYEALINGLKLALEMKVENLNVFSDSMIVVYQVNGGYQAKGPRTELYLKCAQRIIARFNEVRLELIPRGQNEGADELAKLGSRRESTFLGTVPLDIQRQPSVPEHEVGSLNNELGPTWMTSILAYIREGSLPDEKNEARRIKYKAARYVIYDEILYRRGFSVPLLKCIHGEECNYILRELAL, from the exons ATGAGATCCCCTCGACGGGTGAAGGATGTTCAAAGCTTAACAGGACGAGTGGCTGCCTTAAACCGCTTCGTCTCAAAATCCTCCGATAAATGCCAAGAGTTCTTCAAAGCAATCAAAGGAGTGGGGAGGAACTTTAAGTGGACCGAAGAATGTGAGGAAGCCTTTCAGAACATAAAGAAGCATCTCAGTAGCCCTCCCATGTTGACCAACCCAAAAGCAGGAGAAACTTTGATCCTATACTTGGCCGTCTCCGACTTTGCAATAAGTGCAGTATTAGTCCGAGAGGAGGATGGTGTCCAGCTCCCg gtggattataagccaagGACTGCGATCAAAGGCCAAGCCCTGGCCGATTTTGTGCTAGAATTTCCCCCACATCAAGAAGTGGAGCCGGGAGCCCTTGTTGTTATACCTAGCACAGAAGAAGTTGGACTGGAGAGACAAAATAGTGCCCCATGGTGGAGCCTATATGTGGATGGTGCCTCTAACGGTGATGGAGCAGGAGCTGGAATCGAGCTAATCAGCCCAGAGGCTCACAAAATCAGACATGCGACCCATCTGGCCTTTCATGCAACCAACAATGATGCCGAGTATGAGGCCCTGATCAACGGTCTCAAGCTAGCTTTGGAAATGAAGGTCGAGAATTTGAATGTGTTTAGTGACTCCATGATTGTGGTCTATCAGGTAAATGGGGGGTATCAAGCTAAGGGGCCGAGAACAGAGCTTTACCTGAAGTGCGCACAGAGGATAATCGCAAGATTCAACGAGGTGAGGCTGGAACTAATCCCGCGTGGGCAGAATGAAGGCGCGGACGAGCTAGCTAAGCTCGGTTCACGCCGCGAGAGCACTTTTCTAGGGACCGTGCCCCTTGATATACAGAGGCAACCTAGTGTGCCCGAGCACGAGGTGGGCAGCCTCAATAATGAGCTCGGCCCCACGTGGATGACATCTATTCTAGCATACATAAGAGAAGGTTCACTTCCGGATGAAAAGAACGAGGCAAGGAGAATAAAATACAAAGCAGCCCGCTATGTGATATACGACGAGATTCTATACAGAAGGGGGTTCAGTGTTCCTCTTCTGAAATGCATACATGGGGAGGAATGCAACTACATCCTAAGGGAA CTAGCACTGTAA